The following is a genomic window from Acidobacteriota bacterium.
GATCGCCGAGCTGGGCTGGCACGGCCTCGAGGGTGACAGGCGCCTGGCGTTCCGGAGGATCGATGATCGCAGCGGGTTCCCGTGGCTGTCGGCCGGCAAGCTTCCCGACCTGCTCCTCTTCGCTCCGCACCGCCGTGAGGGCGGTGCCGGAGGAGACCCCCCCACGCACGTTCGCACGCCGGATGGCGCCGAGCTGCCCGTCTTCGGGGAGGAGCTGGCCGCGGAGATCGGGCGCAGGTACGGGGCTCCCGTGCAGATGATGCAGCTCAGGGACGGCATCTTCGATGCGGCGACCATCTCCGTGATCGCGTCCGATACCGTGCGCGAGGTCTCGCGGCTCGCGGGGCGGAGCCCGGACGTGCGACGCTTTCGCCCGAACGTCCTGGTTCGTTCACTGCGATCGGTCCCCTTCCAGGAGGACGAGTGGGTGGGCGGCCTGCTCTCCTTCGGCGAGGGGGACGACGCCCCCTCCATCGCCGTGACGATGCGCGACGAACGCTGCTCGATGCTGAACCTCGATCCCGACTCGGCACGTCCCGCGCCGGAGATGATGAAGGCGGTCGTTCGTGCGAACGAGAACAACGCGGGGATCTACGGCACCGTCACGCGCATCGGTCGTCTGGCCGTCGGGCAGACCGTGCATTTCCGCCGAGCGTGAGACGACAACATGAGCGTCACCGTGTCATGAAGGCTCTCTCGGGAGCGCTGCTCGCGGCCATGGCCTTCACGGCAAGTGCCGCCGCGCAGAATGACGCTTTTCTCGGCGCCCGCGGCAGTTTCTTCGACCTGGAAGCGAGATATGGCCGCATGAAGGAACGGGCCCCTTCACCTTTCATCGATCCCGACGGCTACAAGCGGTATGTGGCCGAGAGGGCGCAGGCGTTTCGAGCGGAGCTGGCGAAGCAAAGAGCCGGTCCGGCTCCGTCATGATCGGCCGGACGGGC
Proteins encoded in this region:
- a CDS encoding MOSC domain-containing protein, producing the protein MVMEVGQVEAIFRYPVKSMGGERLEIAELGWHGLEGDRRLAFRRIDDRSGFPWLSAGKLPDLLLFAPHRREGGAGGDPPTHVRTPDGAELPVFGEELAAEIGRRYGAPVQMMQLRDGIFDAATISVIASDTVREVSRLAGRSPDVRRFRPNVLVRSLRSVPFQEDEWVGGLLSFGEGDDAPSIAVTMRDERCSMLNLDPDSARPAPEMMKAVVRANENNAGIYGTVTRIGRLAVGQTVHFRRA